One window of Anaerolineales bacterium genomic DNA carries:
- a CDS encoding ribulose-phosphate 3-epimerase, with protein MPLRIAPSLASAPMLHLSRVIADLESAGADYIHFDVEDGSFTPVMTLGTKIIADLRPLTRLPFDVHLMMVNPEWILPDLAAYGANRISVHYEACPYPRRVLRQIVSLGAQAGLAFNPATPIPDLSYLVPYLSFIVVLTTEPEMPDCPFLPEVLEKVREGKQAAGQRRCEWVVDGGVSAENLSQIQKAGADTIVVGRTVFKEGKITENMAALRAAA; from the coding sequence ATGCCGCTTCGCATCGCCCCTTCGCTTGCCTCTGCTCCCATGCTTCATCTCAGCCGGGTCATCGCGGACCTCGAGTCTGCCGGCGCGGACTATATTCACTTCGACGTGGAAGACGGGTCGTTCACGCCCGTCATGACCTTGGGGACAAAGATCATTGCAGATTTGCGCCCGCTCACGCGCCTGCCGTTCGACGTTCATCTGATGATGGTCAACCCGGAATGGATTCTGCCCGACCTGGCGGCGTACGGGGCGAACCGCATTTCAGTACATTACGAAGCCTGTCCCTACCCGCGCCGTGTGCTGCGGCAAATTGTCTCGCTGGGCGCGCAGGCTGGCCTGGCGTTCAACCCCGCCACGCCCATCCCGGATTTGAGTTACCTTGTGCCGTATCTTTCCTTCATTGTTGTGCTGACGACCGAACCTGAGATGCCCGATTGCCCGTTCCTGCCTGAAGTGTTGGAAAAGGTCCGGGAGGGCAAACAGGCTGCGGGTCAGAGAAGATGCGAATGGGTTGTGGATGGCGGCGTCTCGGCGGAGAACTTATCCCAAATCCAGAAAGCCGGTGCGGATACTATCGTCGTGGGTCGGACGGTTTTCAAGGAAGGCAAGATCACTGAAAATATGGCTGCCCTGCGCGCGGCGGCTTGA
- a CDS encoding carbon monoxide dehydrogenase subunit G has protein sequence MQLKGNVTVKAPRKRVWDFLTDPNQLGQCAPGVEKIETIEHLKKYRGVISVGLGSVKARFSGDVDILELDEPNRAKLKAHGTATGSAADAVCEMTLSDGPENSTLVNWTADVNVSGQLASLVSRLMVPVSQKLAGVFYDEVKKRIEKE, from the coding sequence ATGCAACTCAAAGGTAACGTGACCGTCAAAGCCCCGCGCAAAAGGGTCTGGGATTTCCTCACCGACCCGAATCAACTCGGGCAATGTGCGCCCGGTGTGGAAAAGATCGAAACCATCGAACATCTCAAAAAATACCGCGGCGTGATCTCGGTGGGACTGGGCTCCGTGAAAGCGCGTTTCTCCGGCGATGTGGATATTCTCGAATTAGACGAACCCAACCGCGCCAAACTCAAGGCGCATGGCACGGCAACAGGCAGCGCGGCAGACGCGGTCTGTGAAATGACCCTCAGCGATGGACCGGAAAACTCAACCCTCGTCAACTGGACGGCGGATGTCAATGTGTCCGGTCAACTGGCGAGCCTCGTTTCACGGTTGATGGTTCCCGTCTCACAGAAACTGGCAGGGGTGTTTTACGATGAAGTGAAGAAGAGGATAGAGAAGGAATAA
- a CDS encoding amidase has translation MNADILTVSFRNNDLSPRDLISSLQSLYDSREPEVLAFIPEPNRFERLLNDAEELIKKYPDVNSRPALFGMTLGVKDIFHVDGFVTQAGSKLPAEDIQGKEATSVTQIKNAGALVMGKTVTTEFAYFTPGPTRNPHNPGHTPGGSSSGSAAAIGAGMCNLTLGTQTIGSVIRPAAFCGAVGFKPTYERISRAGVIPLSPTFDHIGLFASNVDTVKQVASVLVENWRIGELETTTRKPTLGIPEGPYLSCASDYALACFNDLCNILAQAGYNIRRVQIMDNFQDIRDRHDAIMSFDASQVHKDWFAKHEILYSSKFSDLIKRGQKISNLQSLISARDAFRNQITQTMTENNIDLWICPPAIGPAPKGLDSTGDPVMCLPWTQVGFPAINIPTTKSEDNLPMGLQLVGKWNADESLFSWAKEIEEAVRAI, from the coding sequence ATGAATGCAGACATCCTCACAGTTTCCTTTCGAAATAACGATCTCTCTCCGCGAGATTTGATCTCCAGTCTCCAGTCGCTTTATGATTCCCGTGAGCCTGAAGTTTTGGCATTTATTCCCGAACCGAATCGCTTCGAACGATTGCTCAATGACGCCGAAGAACTCATAAAAAAATATCCCGATGTAAACAGTCGCCCTGCGCTTTTTGGAATGACCTTGGGCGTGAAGGATATTTTTCATGTGGATGGTTTCGTCACGCAGGCAGGAAGTAAATTACCCGCTGAAGATATCCAAGGTAAAGAAGCAACCAGTGTGACGCAAATCAAAAATGCTGGAGCGCTCGTCATGGGCAAGACCGTCACCACCGAGTTCGCCTACTTCACTCCCGGTCCCACGCGCAACCCGCATAATCCAGGTCATACGCCAGGCGGGTCGAGCAGTGGTTCCGCGGCCGCCATCGGTGCGGGCATGTGCAACCTCACGCTCGGCACCCAAACAATCGGTTCGGTCATTCGTCCCGCCGCGTTTTGTGGCGCGGTCGGTTTCAAACCGACCTACGAAAGAATTTCTCGCGCAGGCGTCATTCCGCTATCGCCAACATTTGATCATATTGGACTCTTTGCCTCAAATGTTGATACTGTAAAACAGGTTGCAAGCGTGTTGGTAGAGAATTGGAGAATTGGAGAATTGGAGACTACGACTCGTAAGCCGACTCTTGGTATCCCCGAAGGTCCCTACCTCTCCTGCGCTTCAGACTACGCTTTAGCCTGCTTCAACGACCTATGTAATATCCTAGCCCAAGCAGGCTATAACATCCGCCGTGTGCAAATCATGGACAACTTCCAAGACATCCGTGATCGCCACGACGCCATCATGTCATTTGACGCATCCCAAGTCCACAAAGACTGGTTCGCCAAACATGAAATCCTCTACTCCTCCAAATTCTCCGACCTCATCAAACGCGGACAAAAAATCTCCAATCTCCAATCTCTAATCTCTGCCCGTGACGCCTTCCGCAACCAAATCACCCAAACCATGACCGAAAACAACATCGACCTCTGGATCTGCCCTCCCGCCATCGGACCCGCTCCGAAAGGACTCGACTCCACTGGCGACCCCGTCATGTGCCTCCCGTGGACACAGGTCGGCTTCCCTGCGATCAACATCCCAACCACGAAGAGTGAAGACAATCTGCCGATGGGCTTGCAACTGGTCGGCAAGTGGAATGCGGACGAGTCTTTGTTCTCATGGGCGAAAGAGATCGAGGAAGCAGTGAGGGCGATATGA
- the fdrA gene encoding acyl-CoA synthetase FdrA, with the protein MTVVKWNVRAGAYYDSVVLMQLQRGLLGLSGVVDAGVVMATPANRELLAANNLLPESITANPDDLLIVVKAENDQAANDAIGQVDELLLRRKSSNSPNSLDFRPRSLSGAVKQLPEANWVLISVPGRFAAGVAREALDLGKHVFLYSDNVSLEDEIALKGSAGEKGLLVMGPDCGTAIINGIGLGFANRVRRGSIGVVGASGTGTQAVTAQIHNLGAGISHAIGTGGRDLKSEVGAITAHLALDALARDDETKVIVLISKPPSPDVATSIISAAQGTGKPVVVFFIGYPPPARKIGNLQFAISLSEAAEIAVRKLETLRIEDAEILHSSNSRFVRGLFSGGTLAYETLLGLQSFLSPIYSNSPITNSQILSDPLRSKAHTIIDLGDEFFMVGRLHPMIDNDLRIRRMKQEAADAEVGMILFDVVLGEGSHMDPAGELVPVINEIRKTRIGELEFVAMVIGTDDDPQNLQSQVSQLQAAGVTVFRTAAEAVEHISLRLSTSKKDDFTPVNLDQLKQPLAAINVGLESFYDSLISQGAQAVHVEWKPPASGNEKMAALLAKMKGKKGN; encoded by the coding sequence ATGACCGTCGTCAAGTGGAACGTCCGCGCGGGAGCGTATTACGACTCGGTCGTGTTGATGCAACTGCAACGCGGCTTGCTCGGCTTGAGCGGCGTCGTGGATGCGGGTGTGGTGATGGCAACCCCCGCCAACCGTGAATTGCTCGCGGCAAATAATCTCCTGCCAGAATCCATCACCGCCAACCCCGACGATTTGCTCATCGTCGTCAAAGCCGAAAACGATCAAGCTGCGAACGATGCAATCGGTCAGGTTGATGAACTGCTCCTACGTCGCAAATCCTCCAATTCTCCAAATTCTCTCGACTTCCGCCCGCGTAGTTTGAGCGGCGCGGTCAAGCAATTGCCTGAGGCAAATTGGGTGCTGATCTCGGTCCCCGGTCGCTTTGCGGCTGGTGTTGCGCGAGAAGCGCTTGATCTTGGGAAGCACGTTTTTCTCTACAGCGACAACGTCTCGCTTGAAGATGAGATCGCGTTAAAAGGATCCGCAGGTGAAAAGGGACTGCTCGTGATGGGACCCGATTGTGGCACCGCCATCATCAACGGCATCGGGCTGGGATTCGCAAATCGCGTCCGGCGCGGTTCTATCGGTGTCGTCGGCGCATCGGGGACAGGCACACAAGCCGTGACGGCGCAAATCCACAATCTCGGCGCGGGGATTTCGCACGCCATCGGCACGGGCGGGCGGGATTTGAAATCCGAAGTCGGCGCGATAACTGCACACTTGGCACTTGATGCCTTGGCGCGGGATGACGAAACGAAAGTCATTGTGTTGATCTCCAAACCGCCATCGCCCGATGTTGCCACAAGCATCATCTCCGCCGCGCAGGGAACTGGCAAACCAGTTGTCGTCTTTTTCATTGGCTACCCCCCGCCTGCAAGAAAGATCGGCAATTTGCAGTTTGCGATCAGTTTGAGTGAAGCGGCGGAAATCGCTGTTAGAAAATTGGAGACTTTGAGAATTGAAGATGCAGAAATTCTCCACTCCTCAAATTCTCGTTTTGTTCGTGGTTTGTTCTCAGGCGGAACGCTCGCCTACGAGACTCTCCTGGGTTTGCAATCGTTTTTATCTCCCATCTACTCCAATTCTCCAATTACTAATTCTCAGATACTCTCCGACCCGCTCCGCAGCAAAGCCCACACAATCATAGACCTCGGCGATGAGTTCTTCATGGTTGGTCGTCTGCACCCGATGATCGACAACGACCTGCGCATCCGACGCATGAAGCAGGAAGCGGCTGATGCCGAAGTGGGGATGATTCTTTTTGACGTGGTTTTAGGTGAAGGTTCACATATGGATCCGGCGGGAGAATTAGTTCCTGTAATTAATGAGATTCGAAAGACAAGAATTGGAGAATTGGAGTTTGTAGCGATGGTCATTGGCACGGATGATGACCCACAAAACCTCCAGTCTCAAGTCTCGCAATTACAGGCTGCAGGCGTTACGGTCTTTCGCACCGCTGCCGAAGCCGTTGAACACATCAGTCTTAGACTCAGTACCAGCAAGAAGGATGATTTCACGCCTGTAAATTTGGATCAACTCAAACAACCCCTCGCCGCGATCAACGTTGGGCTTGAGTCGTTTTACGACAGCCTGATCTCACAAGGTGCGCAAGCCGTGCATGTGGAGTGGAAACCGCCTGCCAGTGGCAATGAAAAAATGGCGGCGTTGCTGGCGAAGATGAAGGGCAAGAAAGGGAATTAG
- a CDS encoding PTS sugar transporter subunit IIA: MQNTLTDLLRTDHILVNMNVKNAQEAIQTLTAALVETGHVSPGFAEDVWKREQTFPTGLPTQPLAVAIPHADPDHVNKSAVCIGVLNAPVLFAQMGTDGSTSLDARLIFLLAVKEREKQVEMIGQLVKLIQTGSLLEDLAQAKDSAEALALIHKTLA, encoded by the coding sequence ATGCAAAATACTTTGACGGATTTGCTCAGGACGGATCATATTTTAGTCAATATGAATGTGAAGAACGCGCAGGAGGCGATCCAGACGTTGACGGCGGCGCTGGTGGAGACGGGGCACGTCTCGCCCGGTTTTGCGGAAGATGTTTGGAAGCGCGAGCAGACGTTCCCGACGGGTTTGCCCACCCAGCCGCTGGCAGTTGCCATCCCTCACGCCGACCCGGACCACGTTAACAAATCGGCGGTTTGCATTGGCGTGTTGAACGCGCCGGTTCTTTTCGCGCAAATGGGCACGGACGGTTCGACGTCGCTCGATGCGCGTTTGATCTTTCTGCTCGCGGTCAAGGAACGCGAAAAACAGGTGGAGATGATCGGGCAATTGGTCAAATTGATTCAAACAGGCAGCCTGCTCGAAGACCTGGCACAGGCAAAAGATTCCGCCGAAGCGCTCGCGCTCATTCACAAAACGCTGGCTTGA
- a CDS encoding XdhC family protein: MRDILTDVEKWLASGETIALATVIQTWGSSPRKAGSCMALTASGKIVGSVSGGCVENAVIEAGLESLKSKRPRLLHFGVADETAWEVGLACGGSIDIFVQPLDLELFQTLRSSLIDEMPVVHITVIRGADDLVGHELLISESGLIAGSLGNEWNDAVLKIGIDALYQGTSCRVQLSDTLEVFLDVFLPSPTIIVMGGVHIAVALVSLAKTLGYRTVLIDPRKAWGNAERFPNVDVLIQSWIDDAFRQIKVTGSTAVASLTHDPKLDDPVLKIALTSPAFYIGALGSKTTNEKRRVRLMNYGMTEDQLARLHAPIGLDIGASTPEEIALAIMSEVVKSYRKENQVSVKNEAEPVSSL; this comes from the coding sequence ATGCGCGATATTTTAACGGATGTCGAAAAATGGTTAGCCTCAGGGGAAACCATCGCGCTTGCCACCGTGATCCAAACCTGGGGTTCCTCGCCGCGCAAGGCGGGTTCGTGCATGGCGCTCACTGCCAGCGGAAAGATCGTCGGCTCGGTCAGCGGCGGATGCGTGGAAAATGCGGTCATCGAAGCGGGACTTGAATCCCTCAAATCCAAGCGACCCCGATTGCTTCACTTTGGCGTCGCGGACGAGACTGCCTGGGAGGTGGGACTCGCCTGCGGGGGAAGCATAGATATCTTTGTTCAACCCCTTGATCTTGAATTATTCCAAACTCTACGATCATCATTAATAGATGAAATGCCTGTTGTTCATATCACGGTCATCCGCGGCGCGGATGATTTGGTCGGACATGAGTTGTTGATATCCGAAAGCGGACTCATCGCCGGCTCGCTCGGCAACGAATGGAACGATGCGGTGTTAAAGATTGGCATAGATGCACTTTACCAGGGCACATCATGCCGTGTGCAGTTGAGTGACACATTGGAAGTTTTTCTCGATGTGTTTCTTCCCTCGCCAACCATCATAGTGATGGGCGGAGTGCATATCGCGGTCGCGTTGGTGTCGTTGGCGAAGACGCTCGGCTACCGAACTGTTCTCATCGACCCGCGCAAGGCGTGGGGGAATGCAGAGCGATTCCCGAACGTGGATGTTTTGATCCAATCATGGATCGATGACGCGTTCAGGCAGATCAAGGTCACAGGCTCCACCGCGGTCGCATCGCTCACGCACGACCCGAAACTGGACGATCCCGTGTTGAAGATCGCATTGACCAGCCCTGCGTTTTACATCGGCGCATTGGGGAGCAAGACCACAAATGAAAAACGCCGCGTTCGTTTGATGAACTACGGCATGACCGAGGATCAACTTGCGCGGTTGCACGCTCCCATTGGGCTCGATATTGGAGCCTCCACGCCAGAGGAGATCGCGCTTGCCATTATGTCTGAGGTGGTGAAAAGTTATAGGAAAGAGAATCAAGTATCGGTTAAGAACGAAGCGGAGCCAGTCTCCAGTCTCTAG
- a CDS encoding xanthine dehydrogenase family protein subunit M — translation MKPAPFEYHAPTSLEQALDLMSQHAGEAKILAGGQSLVPAMNFRVVQPSLLIDLNRVVELSFIREEGNAIRVGAMARERHLEFDASIEKRIPLLHEAVPNIAHPQIRNRGTIGGSIVHADPAAELPMLMVALNARLKGKNKSAERWIDAKGFFAGMFTTALEPDEILAEIEIPFMPPRTGWSFMEVAPRSGDYAMMGVAALVTLDKDGKCKSATLVYLNAGDGPVDAVASAQMLAGESLSDKSIESAAVHASENEINPFGNIHASTDFQRHLAKVLTQKALKQAAQRAGESQ, via the coding sequence ATGAAACCTGCTCCATTTGAATATCATGCCCCGACATCGCTCGAGCAAGCATTGGATTTGATGAGCCAGCATGCGGGAGAGGCAAAGATCCTGGCAGGCGGCCAAAGCCTTGTGCCTGCGATGAATTTCCGCGTGGTACAACCCAGCCTGTTGATCGATTTGAACCGCGTGGTGGAGTTGAGTTTTATCCGCGAAGAGGGAAACGCGATTCGCGTCGGCGCGATGGCGCGTGAACGCCACCTTGAATTCGATGCATCCATCGAAAAGCGGATTCCGCTTTTGCATGAAGCCGTACCGAACATTGCGCATCCGCAGATCCGCAACCGCGGCACGATCGGCGGGAGTATTGTCCATGCCGACCCCGCCGCCGAATTGCCGATGTTGATGGTCGCTTTGAATGCAAGGTTGAAGGGGAAAAATAAATCCGCCGAGCGCTGGATCGACGCCAAAGGTTTTTTTGCGGGGATGTTCACGACCGCGCTCGAACCCGATGAGATCCTGGCGGAGATCGAAATTCCGTTCATGCCGCCGCGCACGGGCTGGTCGTTCATGGAGGTTGCGCCGCGTTCGGGCGATTATGCGATGATGGGCGTCGCCGCGCTGGTGACGCTGGACAAAGATGGAAAGTGCAAGTCTGCAACACTCGTGTATCTCAACGCTGGCGATGGACCCGTGGATGCAGTTGCGTCCGCACAGATGTTGGCGGGGGAGAGTCTCAGCGACAAATCGATCGAGTCTGCTGCAGTTCATGCCAGTGAAAATGAGATCAATCCGTTCGGAAACATCCATGCCTCAACAGATTTTCAACGTCATCTGGCAAAAGTGCTGACACAAAAAGCATTGAAGCAGGCTGCGCAGCGCGCGGGAGAATCGCAATGA
- a CDS encoding HPr family phosphocarrier protein, with protein sequence MKVINEAGLHARPAAEFVRAAQFKCKLTVRNATKDSAGMDELSMSPRQVPLVKQVVRNWSLTDAQELARRALEMDSADAIRRAVSES encoded by the coding sequence TTGAAAGTCATCAATGAAGCCGGCTTGCACGCCCGCCCCGCGGCGGAGTTTGTCAGGGCGGCGCAGTTCAAGTGCAAACTTACAGTCCGCAACGCGACAAAAGACTCGGCGGGCATGGACGAACTCAGCATGTCGCCGCGCCAGGTTCCCTTGGTGAAACAGGTCGTGAGAAACTGGTCGCTGACAGATGCGCAGGAATTGGCTCGCCGCGCGCTTGAAATGGACAGCGCGGATGCAATACGACGGGCAGTCAGTGAGTCCTAA
- a CDS encoding SRPBCC family protein has product MKKFLKIIGIPAGIGLLALIVMFALLPWMDRWGATDEEIAASFAGDELVPSPRIAYTRAITIHAPPEDIYPWIVQLGADKGGMYSYTWIEALLQCSQVNANRIHEEWQGLKVGDKVLMCKNNMPPGYEVAVIEPNRVIVMGHQTDGVWSDVWQFILAPQSDGSTRFILRSRDAKVGWMWDVIRPGEFIMVRGMMLGIKARAEGSIGR; this is encoded by the coding sequence ATGAAAAAATTTCTCAAAATCATTGGAATTCCGGCTGGAATCGGACTCCTTGCCTTGATCGTGATGTTTGCCCTCCTGCCATGGATGGACAGGTGGGGCGCGACTGACGAAGAGATTGCCGCTTCATTCGCAGGGGATGAGTTGGTCCCATCTCCGCGCATCGCCTACACCCGAGCCATTACCATCCACGCGCCCCCTGAAGATATCTATCCGTGGATCGTCCAACTTGGCGCGGATAAAGGCGGCATGTACAGTTACACGTGGATCGAAGCGCTCCTGCAATGCTCCCAGGTCAACGCAAACCGAATTCACGAGGAATGGCAGGGATTGAAAGTGGGCGACAAGGTCTTGATGTGTAAAAACAACATGCCGCCCGGTTACGAAGTGGCGGTCATAGAACCGAACCGCGTGATCGTGATGGGACATCAGACAGATGGCGTCTGGAGCGATGTCTGGCAGTTCATCCTTGCACCTCAAAGCGACGGCTCGACACGCTTTATCCTGCGCTCACGGGATGCAAAAGTAGGCTGGATGTGGGACGTGATCCGCCCCGGTGAATTCATCATGGTGCGCGGCATGATGCTGGGCATCAAGGCACGCGCCGAAGGATCGATTGGAAGATAG
- a CDS encoding BtpA/SgcQ family protein, whose product MQTWVKDLFGVEKPVIGMCHMRAMPGDPQYDAVKGMDWVYEQARADMLALQEGGVDAILFSNEFSLPYLTKVETITVACMGSVIGELKREVKIPYGVNVLWDPRASIDLAMATGARFVREIFTGVYASDFGLWNTNAGEVIRHQYAIGAQHVRLFFNIVPEAATYLGDRPVTDIARSTVFNNRPDALCVSGLTAGAETSAQTLKLVKDVVPDTPVFANTGVRLDNVEEQLKAADGAVIGTTFKQNGNTWNPVDGQRVKALMDRVRQLRAGVPASN is encoded by the coding sequence ATGCAAACCTGGGTAAAAGATCTTTTTGGAGTCGAAAAACCCGTCATCGGCATGTGCCACATGCGAGCCATGCCGGGCGATCCGCAGTACGATGCAGTCAAAGGCATGGATTGGGTGTACGAGCAGGCGCGCGCCGACATGCTCGCCCTGCAGGAAGGGGGCGTGGACGCCATCCTCTTTTCGAATGAATTCAGCCTGCCGTACCTGACAAAAGTGGAGACCATCACAGTCGCGTGCATGGGTTCGGTGATCGGCGAACTCAAACGGGAGGTCAAAATCCCCTATGGGGTGAACGTTTTGTGGGACCCGCGCGCGTCCATTGATCTGGCGATGGCGACAGGCGCCCGCTTCGTACGCGAGATTTTCACCGGCGTGTACGCAAGCGACTTCGGTTTGTGGAATACGAATGCCGGTGAAGTGATTCGCCACCAATACGCCATTGGCGCGCAGCACGTCCGGTTGTTCTTCAATATTGTGCCGGAAGCGGCTACGTACCTCGGGGATCGCCCGGTCACAGACATCGCGCGCTCGACCGTATTCAACAACCGACCGGATGCGTTATGCGTCTCGGGGCTGACAGCGGGCGCAGAAACATCCGCCCAGACCTTGAAACTGGTCAAGGATGTTGTGCCGGATACGCCTGTTTTTGCCAACACGGGTGTCAGGCTGGATAACGTCGAGGAACAATTGAAGGCGGCGGATGGAGCCGTGATCGGCACCACTTTCAAACAGAATGGCAATACATGGAATCCGGTGGACGGCCAGCGCGTTAAAGCGCTCATGGACCGAGTCCGCCAGTTAAGAGCAGGAGTGCCGGCATCGAATTAG
- a CDS encoding (2Fe-2S)-binding protein, with amino-acid sequence MTQVTLTVNETQYTRDVEPRLLLSDFLRHELGLTGTHVGCEHGVCGACTILFDGESMRSCLIFAVQADGHSVTTVEGLAPDKDNLHPLQQSFWEAHGLQCGYCTPGILMTLVPFLKQNPNPTEDEIRHAISGNLCRCTGYQHIVDAVKLAADKMREAEN; translated from the coding sequence ATGACCCAGGTTACTTTGACAGTCAACGAAACACAATACACTCGCGATGTGGAGCCGCGCCTCTTGCTCAGCGATTTCCTGCGCCATGAACTCGGGCTGACAGGTACGCACGTTGGCTGTGAACACGGCGTGTGCGGCGCCTGCACGATCCTTTTCGACGGCGAATCGATGCGCTCGTGCCTGATCTTCGCCGTACAGGCAGATGGCCATTCCGTCACAACCGTCGAAGGACTCGCGCCTGACAAAGACAACCTGCATCCGTTGCAACAATCGTTTTGGGAAGCGCACGGTCTGCAATGCGGATATTGCACCCCCGGTATTTTGATGACGCTGGTTCCCTTCCTCAAACAAAATCCGAATCCCACCGAAGACGAGATACGTCACGCGATTTCGGGCAATCTTTGTCGTTGTACAGGTTATCAGCATATCGTGGATGCGGTGAAGTTGGCGGCAGATAAGATGCGAGAAGCGGAGAATTAG
- a CDS encoding xanthine permease, whose product MATKKKTSKAKPGKAKASLARPTQIVKGENAMAKNNIMGYMPNDTPPMGQTILLGFQHVLTMFPATVFVAAFCGFHVGTVLLASGVSTIVALILSRRSIGTFIPLFYGSSFSYIAAYQGISAAATGSPYVPFSGPLPNDVISLMQAGIVVTGLINIAVGFLIRAMGKASVDRFLPPVVTGSVAAIIGFGLAKAAVVDLASNNFLVAFITLILTILFSVYLQNRGFIGMLPVLLGGIAGYIASMLFAPGSVNFQPVLEANLIQMPNITLPSFGGELLITAIVSISIMAIATIPESTAHLYQMSLYIDRFAGETGREKLNLDKNVGYNLVFDGIGDFLNGLLGATAGTNYGENNSLMAITRNYSGPALISAGVISIILAFNGNLAALVNSIPLAVSGGLAIYLFGVIGMQGIALMQEHNVSMFNPRNLAIGAVIMVVGIGGNIAYPNGLLPLVIPGIFPSGLPAIATAAVLGILLNAVFLIFKPPMVETEALDKAMSAAD is encoded by the coding sequence ATGGCAACAAAGAAGAAAACCAGTAAGGCAAAACCCGGCAAGGCAAAGGCAAGCCTGGCAAGACCAACCCAAATCGTCAAAGGAGAGAATGCAATGGCTAAGAACAACATAATGGGGTATATGCCCAACGATACCCCTCCAATGGGACAGACCATCCTGTTGGGCTTCCAACACGTGCTGACGATGTTTCCTGCAACCGTGTTCGTTGCGGCTTTCTGCGGTTTCCACGTGGGAACCGTGCTGCTGGCTTCAGGCGTTTCAACGATCGTTGCGCTCATTCTTTCACGCCGGAGCATCGGGACCTTCATCCCGTTGTTCTACGGCTCGAGCTTCAGTTACATTGCGGCATATCAAGGCATTTCAGCGGCGGCAACCGGCTCGCCGTATGTGCCGTTTAGCGGACCTCTACCCAACGATGTGATCAGCCTGATGCAGGCAGGGATCGTCGTCACCGGTTTGATCAACATCGCCGTTGGATTCCTCATTCGGGCAATGGGGAAAGCCAGTGTGGATCGGTTCCTCCCGCCGGTCGTGACGGGTTCCGTTGCTGCGATCATCGGCTTCGGTCTGGCAAAAGCCGCCGTGGTGGACCTCGCCAGCAACAATTTTCTGGTTGCGTTTATTACGTTGATTCTCACCATCCTGTTCTCGGTCTATTTGCAGAACAGGGGTTTCATCGGGATGCTGCCCGTGCTATTGGGCGGCATTGCAGGCTATATCGCTTCCATGCTGTTCGCTCCGGGTTCGGTGAACTTCCAGCCGGTTTTGGAGGCGAATCTCATTCAAATGCCCAACATCACCCTGCCCTCATTTGGAGGAGAGCTGCTCATCACCGCGATCGTCAGCATCTCGATCATGGCAATTGCCACAATCCCTGAATCGACCGCTCATCTGTATCAAATGAGTCTTTACATCGATCGATTCGCCGGGGAAACCGGACGCGAAAAACTGAACCTCGATAAAAACGTGGGTTACAACCTTGTGTTCGACGGTATCGGTGATTTTCTCAACGGCTTGCTTGGCGCAACTGCGGGGACGAACTACGGTGAGAACAATTCATTGATGGCGATCACCCGGAACTATTCGGGTCCCGCATTGATCTCTGCCGGTGTGATTTCCATTATCCTGGCTTTCAACGGGAACCTGGCGGCGTTGGTAAATTCGATCCCGCTGGCAGTGAGCGGCGGTCTTGCAATCTACCTCTTCGGCGTGATCGGCATGCAGGGCATTGCTTTGATGCAGGAGCATAATGTCAGCATGTTCAATCCGCGGAATCTTGCGATCGGTGCCGTGATCATGGTCGTGGGCATCGGCGGGAATATCGCTTATCCGAATGGATTACTCCCGCTCGTTATTCCGGGAATTTTCCCCAGCGGCTTGCCTGCCATTGCCACCGCGGCCGTGTTGGGAATCTTGCTCAATGCGGTTTTCCTGATCTTCAAACCGCCCATGGTCGAGACCGAGGCGCTCGACAAAGCGATGTCGGCTGCCGATTAA